Proteins encoded by one window of Pseudomonas tructae:
- a CDS encoding thiopurine S-methyltransferase: MQAAFWHKRWADNQIGFHQGQVNAHLQQHWSALGLVQGSKVLVPLCGKSLDLAWLAGQGYQVLGVELSQLAVEDFFRGQQLQPQVDEHGAFKVYRSGNLQLWCGDFFALSAADLADCTGLYDRAAVIALPPAMRERYAALLTANLPQACKGLMVTLDYDQLKLDGPPFAVGDAETRRLFAAWQPQALQAQDIIGQSPKFEQAGVAQLFERVYRLQR, encoded by the coding sequence ATGCAGGCAGCGTTCTGGCACAAGCGTTGGGCGGACAATCAGATCGGCTTTCATCAGGGGCAGGTCAATGCTCACCTGCAACAACACTGGTCGGCGCTTGGCCTGGTGCAGGGCAGCAAGGTGCTGGTGCCTCTGTGTGGCAAGAGCCTGGACCTGGCCTGGTTGGCCGGGCAGGGGTATCAGGTGCTGGGGGTCGAGCTTTCCCAGCTTGCGGTAGAGGACTTTTTCCGTGGCCAGCAGCTACAGCCGCAGGTTGATGAGCACGGCGCTTTCAAGGTCTACCGCAGTGGCAACCTGCAGCTCTGGTGTGGCGACTTCTTCGCCCTCAGCGCCGCAGACCTGGCCGACTGCACCGGGCTGTACGACCGTGCGGCAGTGATTGCCTTGCCGCCAGCCATGCGCGAGCGTTACGCCGCATTGCTGACGGCGAATCTGCCGCAGGCATGCAAGGGCTTGATGGTTACCTTGGACTACGATCAGCTGAAGCTCGATGGGCCGCCTTTTGCGGTGGGGGATGCTGAAACGCGGCGGCTGTTTGCTGCTTGGCAGCCGCAGGCGTTGCAGGCCCAGGACATCATTGGCCAAAGCCCCAAGTTCGAGCAGGCCGGGGTGGCCCAATTGTTCGAGCGGGTCTATCGCCTGCAGCGTTGA
- a CDS encoding DUF1127 domain-containing protein: MKGQKSFVLQYSTSRHGWFVHFMHTMAEHLMRWRQLHRERRELARLSDAALDDIGLSRADILREVERPFWDDPLKK; the protein is encoded by the coding sequence ATGAAAGGTCAGAAATCGTTTGTTCTGCAGTACTCAACGTCCCGGCACGGCTGGTTTGTGCACTTCATGCATACGATGGCCGAGCACCTGATGCGCTGGCGCCAACTGCACCGCGAGCGCCGCGAACTGGCGCGCCTGAGCGACGCGGCGCTGGACGATATCGGTCTGAGCCGGGCGGATATCCTGCGAGAGGTGGAGCGGCCATTCTGGGATGACCCCCTGAAAAAATGA
- a CDS encoding DODA-type extradiol aromatic ring-opening family dioxygenase translates to MLPSLFISHGSPMLALEPGASGPALACLAAELPRPKAIVVVSAHWESRELWVSSNPQPQTWHDFGGFPAALYAVQYPAPGEPALAERIKALLGAADLPAGLDAKRPFDHGAWVPLSLMYPTADIPVVQISLPSQRGPELQERVGRALAQLRDEGILLIGSGSITHNLRELDWQAGPESVEPWALAFRDWMIDKLSGDDTPALHDYRQQAPFAVRNHPSDEHLLPLYFARGAGGQFRIAHQGFTLGALGMDIYRFG, encoded by the coding sequence ATGCTGCCCAGCCTGTTTATTTCTCACGGCTCCCCCATGCTTGCCCTCGAGCCCGGGGCCAGCGGCCCGGCCCTGGCGTGCCTGGCTGCAGAGCTGCCACGACCCAAGGCCATCGTTGTGGTCTCGGCGCACTGGGAGAGCCGCGAGCTGTGGGTATCCAGCAATCCCCAACCGCAGACCTGGCATGATTTCGGTGGCTTTCCTGCGGCTCTGTATGCCGTGCAGTATCCGGCGCCCGGCGAGCCAGCCCTGGCCGAACGCATCAAAGCCCTGCTGGGCGCCGCCGACCTGCCTGCCGGCCTGGACGCCAAGCGCCCTTTCGATCACGGCGCCTGGGTCCCGTTGTCGCTGATGTACCCGACTGCAGACATCCCCGTGGTACAGATTTCTCTGCCCAGCCAGCGGGGCCCTGAGCTGCAGGAGCGGGTGGGCCGGGCTTTGGCGCAACTGCGCGATGAAGGCATCCTGCTGATCGGCTCGGGCAGCATCACCCACAACCTGCGCGAACTGGACTGGCAGGCGGGCCCGGAAAGCGTCGAGCCCTGGGCCCTGGCCTTTCGCGACTGGATGATCGACAAACTGTCAGGCGACGACACCCCTGCCCTGCATGACTACCGACAGCAAGCCCCCTTTGCAGTGCGCAACCATCCAAGTGATGAACATTTGTTGCCGCTGTACTTCGCCCGAGGTGCGGGCGGGCAGTTCAGGATTGCCCACCAGGGCTTCACACTGGGGGCACTGGGAATGGATATCTACCGGTTCGGCTGA
- a CDS encoding class II 3-deoxy-7-phosphoheptulonate synthase: MNHPWSPDSWRALPIQQQPSYPDAAHLLKVEQTLASYPPLVFAGEARELRRQFAEVTQGRAFLLQGGDCAESFAEFSAAKIRDTFKVLLQMAIVMTFAAGCPVVKVGRMAGQFAKPRSAGDETIGAVTLPAYRGDIVNGIGFDEKSRIPDPERLLQAYHQSTASLNLLRAFAQGGFADLHQVHKWNLDFIANSALAEKYSQLADRIDETLAFMRACGLDSSPQLRETSFFTAHEALLLNYEEAFVRRDSLTNDYYDCSAHMLWIGDRTRQLDGAHVEFLRGVNNPIGVKVGPTMNTDELIRLIDVLNPDNDPGRLNLIVRMGANKVGEHLPALIRSVEREGRKVLWSSDPMHGNTIKASTGYKTRDFAQILSEVKQFFQVHQAEGSHAGGIHIEMTGQNVTECIGGARPITEDALSDRYHTHCDPRMNADQSLELAFLIAETLKQVRR, translated from the coding sequence ATGAACCACCCCTGGAGTCCTGACAGCTGGCGCGCCCTGCCGATCCAGCAACAACCAAGCTACCCCGATGCGGCCCACCTGCTCAAAGTCGAGCAGACGCTGGCCAGCTATCCGCCGCTGGTGTTTGCCGGCGAAGCCCGGGAACTGCGTCGGCAGTTTGCCGAAGTGACCCAGGGCCGCGCATTCCTGTTGCAAGGGGGCGACTGCGCCGAAAGCTTTGCCGAGTTTTCCGCAGCAAAGATTCGCGACACCTTCAAAGTATTGCTGCAGATGGCCATTGTCATGACCTTTGCCGCCGGCTGCCCGGTGGTCAAGGTCGGGCGCATGGCCGGGCAGTTTGCCAAGCCGCGTTCGGCAGGCGATGAAACCATCGGCGCAGTCACCCTGCCGGCCTACCGTGGCGATATCGTCAATGGCATCGGCTTTGACGAAAAGAGCCGGATCCCCGACCCCGAACGCTTACTGCAGGCCTATCACCAGTCCACCGCCAGCCTCAACCTGCTGCGCGCCTTTGCCCAGGGCGGTTTTGCCGACTTGCACCAGGTGCACAAATGGAACCTGGACTTCATCGCCAATTCGGCCCTGGCGGAAAAATACAGCCAGCTGGCCGACCGCATCGACGAGACCCTGGCTTTCATGCGCGCCTGCGGCCTGGACAGTTCGCCGCAATTGCGCGAAACCAGTTTTTTCACCGCTCACGAAGCGCTGCTGCTCAACTACGAAGAAGCCTTCGTGCGTCGCGACAGCCTGACCAACGACTATTACGACTGCTCGGCGCACATGCTCTGGATTGGCGATCGCACGCGCCAGCTCGATGGCGCGCATGTCGAATTCCTGCGCGGGGTCAACAACCCGATCGGGGTCAAGGTCGGCCCGACCATGAACACCGACGAGTTGATCCGCCTGATCGATGTGCTCAACCCGGACAACGACCCGGGGCGCCTCAACCTGATAGTGCGCATGGGCGCGAACAAGGTCGGCGAACACCTGCCGGCGCTGATCCGCAGCGTCGAACGCGAAGGCCGCAAAGTGCTGTGGAGCTCCGACCCGATGCACGGCAACACGATCAAAGCCAGCACCGGCTACAAAACCCGCGATTTCGCCCAGATCCTCAGCGAGGTCAAGCAGTTCTTCCAGGTGCACCAGGCCGAGGGCAGCCATGCTGGCGGCATTCATATCGAGATGACCGGACAGAACGTCACCGAATGCATCGGCGGCGCACGCCCCATCACCGAAGACGCGCTCTCGGACCGTTATCACACCCATTGCGACCCACGGATGAACGCCGATCAGTCGCTGGAACTGGCCTTCCTGATCGCCGAAACCCTCAAGCAGGTTCGTCGCTGA
- a CDS encoding glutathione peroxidase has protein sequence MADALLKIPCITLNGEQRALADYPAKALLVVNTASQCGFTPQYKGLEQLWQRYREQGLVVLGFPCNQFGKQEPGDAQAIAQFCELNFGVSFPLFSKIEVNGDSAHPLFVELKKRAPGLFGSQGIKWNFTKFLLDPVTGKVTRYAPSTKPDALTGSIEKLLR, from the coding sequence ATGGCCGACGCACTGCTGAAGATTCCCTGCATTACCCTCAACGGCGAGCAAAGAGCCCTGGCCGATTACCCTGCCAAGGCGCTGCTGGTGGTCAATACCGCCAGCCAGTGCGGGTTTACCCCGCAGTACAAGGGCCTGGAGCAGCTCTGGCAGCGTTATCGCGAGCAGGGGCTGGTGGTGCTGGGCTTTCCCTGCAACCAGTTCGGCAAGCAGGAACCGGGCGATGCGCAGGCCATTGCGCAATTTTGCGAGCTCAATTTTGGTGTCAGCTTCCCGCTGTTTAGCAAGATCGAGGTCAACGGCGATAGTGCCCATCCACTGTTCGTCGAACTGAAAAAGCGTGCTCCTGGCTTGTTTGGTTCCCAAGGGATCAAGTGGAACTTCACCAAGTTCCTGCTCGATCCGGTCACCGGCAAGGTCACGCGCTACGCGCCGAGCACCAAGCCCGATGCGCTGACCGGCTCGATCGAAAAGCTGCTCAGGTAG
- the msrB gene encoding peptide-methionine (R)-S-oxide reductase MsrB, whose amino-acid sequence MEKLEKTLEEWRAMLDPEQYNVCRLKGTERPFSGKYNGTKIDGVYHCICCNEPLFDSNAKFDSGCGWPSFYEPIADSAMIEIRDTSHGMIRTEVTCAKCDAHLGHVFPDGPPPTGLRYCINSVCLDLVPR is encoded by the coding sequence ATGGAAAAACTCGAGAAAACCCTGGAAGAATGGCGCGCCATGCTCGACCCCGAGCAGTACAACGTGTGTCGCCTGAAGGGCACCGAGCGGCCGTTCAGTGGCAAGTACAATGGCACCAAGATCGACGGTGTCTACCATTGCATTTGCTGCAACGAGCCATTGTTCGACTCGAACGCCAAGTTTGACTCCGGATGTGGCTGGCCCAGTTTCTACGAACCGATTGCCGACAGTGCGATGATCGAGATCCGCGACACCTCCCACGGCATGATCCGTACTGAAGTCACTTGCGCCAAGTGCGATGCCCATCTGGGGCATGTATTTCCTGACGGTCCGCCGCCGACCGGGCTACGCTACTGCATCAACTCGGTCTGCCTGGACCTGGTACCGCGCTGA
- a CDS encoding spermidine synthase, protein MTEQRVERLLAQVHDQYGTISVLEVDDYRFLEFGEAIEQSCVFTADPSWLEYDYTRAMLIGALAHAEPESALFLGLGAGTLTQACLKFLPLEDVEAIELRPDVPRLAIEYMGLDDDPRLYIRIGDAMELLESAESADLIFVDLYTDHGPGVAHLAWRFLEDCQRRLNPGGWLVINQWASDDGKPLGAALLRGLYHRHYWELPVKEGNVILMVPADLDQQLDLPGLGARAQALAPQLGYSLQPLIGAIRPAS, encoded by the coding sequence ATGACAGAGCAACGGGTGGAGCGGCTGCTGGCCCAGGTGCACGATCAATACGGCACCATCAGTGTGCTGGAGGTCGATGACTATCGCTTTCTCGAATTCGGCGAGGCGATCGAACAGAGCTGCGTGTTCACCGCCGATCCCAGTTGGCTGGAGTACGACTACACCCGCGCCATGTTGATTGGCGCGCTGGCCCACGCGGAGCCTGAAAGCGCGCTGTTTCTGGGTCTGGGCGCCGGCACCCTGACCCAGGCGTGCCTGAAGTTCCTGCCGCTCGAAGACGTCGAAGCCATCGAGCTGCGCCCGGATGTGCCGCGCCTGGCCATCGAGTACATGGGCCTGGACGATGACCCGCGTTTGTATATACGCATTGGCGATGCCATGGAGTTGCTGGAAAGCGCTGAATCTGCCGACCTGATCTTTGTCGACCTGTACACCGATCACGGCCCCGGCGTTGCGCACCTGGCTTGGCGTTTTCTTGAAGATTGCCAGAGGCGTCTGAACCCCGGTGGATGGCTGGTGATCAACCAGTGGGCCAGCGATGATGGCAAACCCCTGGGCGCGGCGTTGCTGCGCGGGCTGTATCATCGCCACTACTGGGAGCTGCCGGTCAAGGAGGGCAATGTGATTCTCATGGTGCCCGCCGACCTCGACCAGCAGCTCGACCTGCCGGGTCTCGGCGCCCGGGCGCAGGCGCTGGCACCGCAGTTGGGCTACTCGTTGCAACCGCTGATCGGCGCGATTCGTCCGGCGTCCTGA
- the htpX gene encoding protease HtpX yields MMRILLFVATNLAVVLIASITLSLFGFNGFMAANGVDLKLDQLLIFCAVFGFAGSLISLFISKWMAKMSTGTQIISQPRTRHEQWLLQTVEELSREAGIKMPEVGIFPAYEANAFATGWNRNDALVAVSQGLLERFSPDEVRAVLAHEIGHVANGDMVTLALVQGVVNTFVMFFARIIGNFVDKVIFKNEEGQGIAYYIATIVAELVLGILASIIVMWFSRKREYRADEAGARLAGTNAMIGALQRLRSEQGVPVHMPDTLNAFGINGGLKQGLAGLLMSHPPLEDRIEALRRRG; encoded by the coding sequence ATGATGCGCATCTTACTGTTTGTGGCCACCAACCTCGCGGTTGTGCTGATTGCCAGCATTACCCTGAGCCTGTTTGGCTTCAACGGGTTCATGGCGGCCAACGGCGTTGACCTCAAACTCGACCAGTTGCTGATTTTCTGCGCGGTGTTCGGTTTTGCCGGCTCGCTGATCTCGCTGTTCATCTCCAAGTGGATGGCGAAGATGAGCACTGGCACCCAGATCATCAGCCAACCGCGCACCCGCCACGAACAATGGCTGCTGCAGACCGTCGAAGAACTGTCCCGCGAAGCCGGCATCAAGATGCCGGAAGTGGGTATCTTCCCAGCCTACGAGGCCAACGCCTTCGCTACCGGCTGGAACCGCAACGACGCTCTGGTTGCAGTCAGCCAGGGCCTGCTCGAGCGTTTTTCGCCCGATGAAGTGCGCGCCGTGCTGGCCCATGAAATCGGCCACGTGGCCAACGGCGACATGGTCACCCTCGCCCTGGTGCAGGGCGTGGTCAACACCTTTGTGATGTTCTTTGCCCGCATCATCGGCAACTTCGTCGACAAGGTGATCTTCAAGAACGAAGAAGGCCAGGGCATCGCCTACTACATTGCGACCATCGTCGCCGAACTGGTGCTGGGTATCCTGGCCAGCATCATCGTCATGTGGTTCTCGCGCAAACGCGAGTACCGCGCAGACGAAGCCGGTGCGCGCCTGGCCGGCACAAACGCGATGATCGGCGCCCTGCAGCGCCTGCGCTCTGAGCAAGGCGTGCCAGTGCACATGCCCGACACCTTGAATGCTTTCGGCATCAACGGCGGCCTCAAGCAGGGCCTGGCAGGCTTGCTGATGAGCCACCCACCACTGGAAGACCGTATCGAAGCCCTTCGTCGTCGCGGCTAA
- a CDS encoding winged helix-turn-helix domain-containing protein, with protein MPTTQSLSLAQARRLALSAQGFHNRQTSPAIGAAQVKRMIDRLGVVQIDSVNALVRSHYLPLFSRLGSYPQALLDQLAWGRNRQRKLFEYWGHEASLLPLEVYPLMRWRMDRARQGQGIYQQLARFAREQQPTIARVLAAVTEQGALGAGSLSTRQERAGPWWDWSAEKHALEWLFAAGLVNVAGRRGFERLYDLPERVLPAVLLEQPPMAEAEAQRGLLVHSAAALGVATEKDLRDYFRLAPGDSRARLAELVEEGTLQVCAVQGWTQAGYCLGSPRVPRKVSASALLSPFDSLVWERERTERLFDFRYRLEIYTPVHKRVYGYYVLPFLHNERIAARVDLRAERANDRLVVHAVHEEALGLDDAGMQALANSLQRMASWLGLAEVQLNCPRASAARLRVALACGGFSDEPA; from the coding sequence ATGCCCACCACACAGTCCCTTTCCCTGGCCCAGGCACGCCGCCTGGCGTTATCCGCACAAGGCTTCCACAACCGGCAGACGAGCCCGGCGATCGGCGCCGCGCAGGTGAAACGGATGATCGACCGACTGGGTGTGGTGCAGATCGATTCGGTCAATGCCCTGGTGCGTTCTCACTACCTTCCGCTGTTTTCCCGTCTCGGCAGTTATCCACAGGCGTTGCTCGATCAACTGGCCTGGGGCCGCAACCGCCAACGCAAGCTGTTCGAATACTGGGGCCATGAGGCTTCGTTGCTGCCGCTGGAAGTGTATCCTTTGATGCGCTGGCGTATGGACCGAGCGCGCCAGGGCCAGGGGATCTATCAACAGCTGGCGCGTTTTGCCCGTGAGCAGCAACCAACGATCGCCCGGGTGCTGGCGGCGGTGACCGAGCAGGGCGCCTTGGGCGCTGGCAGCCTGTCGACCCGCCAGGAGCGTGCCGGACCCTGGTGGGACTGGAGCGCCGAGAAGCACGCACTGGAGTGGTTGTTTGCCGCAGGATTGGTCAATGTCGCCGGGCGCCGTGGTTTTGAACGCCTGTACGATTTGCCTGAACGGGTGCTGCCAGCGGTCTTGCTTGAGCAGCCGCCAATGGCGGAAGCTGAGGCTCAGCGCGGACTGTTGGTACATTCCGCTGCTGCGTTGGGCGTGGCCACCGAAAAGGACCTGCGGGACTACTTTCGCTTGGCCCCCGGCGACAGCCGTGCACGGCTGGCCGAGCTGGTCGAGGAGGGGACGTTGCAGGTCTGTGCAGTGCAGGGCTGGACCCAAGCCGGTTACTGCCTGGGTTCGCCGCGGGTACCGCGCAAGGTGAGCGCCAGCGCCTTGCTTTCGCCCTTTGATTCACTGGTGTGGGAGCGCGAGCGCACCGAGCGGCTGTTCGATTTTCGCTACCGGCTGGAGATCTACACCCCTGTACACAAGCGCGTATATGGCTATTACGTGTTGCCGTTCCTGCACAACGAACGGATTGCTGCGCGGGTCGACCTGCGTGCCGAGCGCGCCAATGATCGTCTGGTGGTACACGCGGTGCATGAAGAGGCACTTGGGCTGGATGACGCGGGCATGCAGGCCCTGGCCAACAGCCTGCAACGAATGGCCAGCTGGCTGGGCCTGGCCGAGGTGCAACTGAACTGCCCGCGGGCCAGCGCCGCACGCTTGCGCGTGGCGCTGGCCTGCGGCGGCTTCAGCGACGAACCTGCTTGA
- a CDS encoding pyridoxal phosphate-dependent aminotransferase: MQVSKSNKLANVCYDIRGPVLKHAKRLEEEGHRILKLNIGNPAPFGFEAPDEILQDVIRNLPTAQGYSDSKGLFSARKAVMQYYQQKQVEGVGIEDIYLGNGVSELIVMSMQALLNNGDEVLIPAPDYPLWTAAVSLAGGNPVHYLCDEQADWFPDLDDIKAKITSNTKALVIINPNNPTGAVYSRELLLGMLELARQHNLVVFSDEIYDKILYDEAVHISTASLAPDLLCLTFNGLSKSYRVAGFRSGWLAISGPKLHAQSYIEGIDMLANMRLCANVPSQHAIQTALGGYQSINDLVLPQGRLLEQRNRTWELLNSIPGVSCVKPMGALYAFPRIDPKVCPIHNDEKFVLDLLLSEKLLIVQGTAFNWPWPDHFRVVTLPRVDDLEQAIGRIGNFLKTYQQ; encoded by the coding sequence ATGCAGGTCAGCAAATCGAACAAGCTCGCCAATGTCTGCTATGACATTCGCGGCCCGGTGCTCAAGCACGCCAAACGCCTGGAAGAGGAAGGCCATCGCATCCTCAAGCTGAACATCGGCAACCCGGCGCCCTTTGGTTTCGAGGCGCCGGACGAAATCCTCCAGGATGTGATCCGCAACCTGCCGACCGCCCAGGGCTACAGCGACTCCAAAGGCCTGTTCAGCGCGCGCAAGGCGGTGATGCAGTACTACCAGCAAAAGCAGGTTGAAGGTGTCGGCATTGAAGACATCTACCTGGGCAACGGCGTCTCCGAACTGATCGTGATGTCGATGCAGGCCCTGCTCAACAATGGTGACGAAGTACTGATCCCGGCGCCGGATTACCCGCTGTGGACCGCTGCGGTGAGCCTGGCCGGCGGCAACCCGGTGCACTACCTGTGCGACGAGCAGGCCGACTGGTTCCCGGACCTTGACGACATCAAGGCCAAGATCACCTCCAACACCAAGGCCCTGGTGATCATCAACCCGAACAACCCGACTGGCGCCGTGTACTCGCGCGAGCTGCTGCTGGGCATGCTGGAGCTGGCCCGCCAGCACAACCTGGTGGTGTTCTCCGACGAGATCTACGACAAGATTCTCTATGACGAAGCCGTGCACATCAGCACCGCTTCGCTGGCACCGGACCTGCTCTGCCTGACCTTCAACGGCCTGTCCAAATCTTACCGGGTGGCGGGCTTCCGTTCCGGCTGGCTGGCCATCTCCGGGCCCAAGCTGCATGCCCAGAGCTACATCGAAGGCATCGACATGCTGGCCAACATGCGCCTGTGTGCCAACGTACCGAGCCAGCATGCCATCCAGACCGCCCTCGGTGGCTACCAGAGCATCAACGACCTGGTGCTGCCCCAGGGCCGCCTGCTGGAACAGCGCAACCGCACCTGGGAGCTGCTCAACAGCATACCCGGGGTCAGTTGCGTCAAACCCATGGGTGCGCTGTACGCCTTCCCGCGCATCGATCCGAAGGTCTGCCCGATCCACAACGACGAGAAATTCGTCCTTGACCTGTTGCTCTCGGAAAAGCTGCTGATTGTTCAGGGCACCGCCTTCAACTGGCCTTGGCCGGATCACTTCCGCGTGGTGACCCTGCCACGGGTCGATGACCTGGAGCAGGCCATCGGCCGTATCGGAAACTTCCTGAAGACATATCAGCAGTAG
- a CDS encoding response regulator, translated as MLAQRTERETGSGLMDIKFTNRLSYKQARLTVLVGFILGTLLSLIQIGIDYASEDASINREMQALLQISHNPASRIAYNIDAELAQELTRGLLQSPAITRAWLIDNNETVLADVQRPRQESSYRLISDFLFSDSRQFQDRLFLSHMPDEYLGTLYLEVDTFAFGSRFLKRAEVTLLNGFMRSLILTGILLGLFYIMLTQPLVRVISALSNSDSRNPAQSKLSFPPGHEHDEIGVLVKVANQQFVSMATEIQQRRNAENRLTDYLNELENIVSARTNELKASNTRLSQSNEELEEARRRALDMAQARAAFLANMSHEIRTPLNGLLGMIALSLDSSLNAEQRQQLSIAHDSGKVLVELLNDILDLSKFDAGQLELERIPFDLGALVEDTANLLSQNAAPSVELTCLIDPQFPSMVLGDPTRVRQIVSNLLSNALKFTRFGRVDVRLSSYPGGVRLDVCDTGIGIPSEAQVRIFQPFTQAGAGITRQYGGTGLGLALTNNLCEAMQGRLSISSEAGFGSQFSAELPLPSHSAAVPAPSLRGSIVAISSSSSGLAELLQMLLPSWGLDYQRYDSPTQLHHATPDLLITDDLDCLFSLRPHISAPILLVTAYGNFLPGEQAAHLAPLQQQARPLARNALYQTLRRTLHGADSINPSPLDGAQASERRARILLVEDNPVNQLVAKGMLAKLGCEVSVAAHGAEALEQLEQGAFELVLMDCNMPVMDGYEASRRIRQSGRWPDLPIVALTANAMPEERERCRAAGMSDYLAKPFRREELLALIDHWVPLTAT; from the coding sequence ATGCTTGCGCAGCGCACGGAACGTGAAACTGGCTCGGGACTCATGGATATCAAGTTCACCAATCGCCTGTCCTACAAGCAAGCCCGGCTGACAGTCCTTGTCGGCTTCATCCTGGGTACATTGCTCAGTCTCATCCAGATCGGTATCGATTATGCCAGTGAAGACGCCTCCATCAACCGCGAGATGCAGGCGCTACTACAAATCAGCCATAACCCGGCCTCGCGCATTGCCTACAACATCGACGCCGAGCTGGCCCAGGAGCTGACCCGCGGCCTGCTGCAATCACCGGCGATCACCCGCGCCTGGCTGATCGACAACAACGAGACGGTACTTGCCGATGTTCAGCGCCCCCGCCAGGAAAGCAGCTACCGGCTGATCAGCGACTTCCTGTTCAGTGATTCGCGCCAGTTCCAGGATCGACTGTTTCTCAGCCATATGCCTGACGAGTACCTTGGCACCCTGTACCTGGAGGTCGACACCTTCGCCTTCGGCAGCCGCTTTCTCAAGCGCGCCGAAGTTACCCTGCTCAACGGCTTCATGCGCAGCCTGATCCTGACCGGCATTCTTCTCGGCCTGTTCTACATCATGCTGACCCAGCCACTGGTACGGGTCATCAGCGCCCTGAGCAACAGCGACTCACGCAACCCGGCACAATCCAAGCTGTCGTTCCCGCCGGGCCACGAGCACGACGAAATCGGTGTGCTGGTCAAAGTCGCCAACCAGCAGTTCGTCAGCATGGCCACCGAGATCCAGCAGCGGCGCAACGCCGAAAACCGCCTGACCGACTACCTCAATGAACTGGAGAATATCGTCTCGGCACGCACCAACGAGCTCAAGGCCAGCAACACCCGCCTCAGCCAGTCCAACGAAGAACTCGAAGAAGCCCGGCGCCGGGCGCTGGACATGGCCCAGGCCCGCGCGGCCTTCCTGGCCAACATGAGCCATGAGATCCGCACACCGCTCAACGGCCTGCTGGGCATGATCGCCCTGTCGCTGGACAGCTCGCTCAATGCCGAGCAACGCCAGCAACTGTCGATTGCCCACGACTCGGGCAAGGTACTGGTGGAGCTGCTCAATGATATTCTCGACCTGTCCAAATTCGATGCCGGGCAGTTGGAACTCGAACGCATCCCCTTCGACCTTGGCGCCCTGGTCGAAGACACGGCCAACCTGCTTTCACAAAATGCCGCGCCGAGTGTCGAGCTGACCTGCCTGATCGATCCGCAGTTTCCTTCGATGGTGCTGGGCGACCCGACCCGCGTGCGGCAGATCGTCAGTAACTTGCTGTCCAACGCCTTGAAATTCACCCGCTTCGGCCGTGTCGATGTGCGCCTGAGCAGCTACCCCGGGGGCGTTCGCCTTGACGTCTGTGATACCGGGATCGGTATCCCCAGCGAAGCCCAGGTACGCATCTTCCAGCCCTTCACCCAGGCTGGCGCCGGCATCACCCGCCAGTATGGCGGCACCGGCCTGGGCCTTGCGCTGACCAATAACCTCTGTGAAGCCATGCAGGGGCGCTTGAGCATCAGTTCCGAAGCCGGGTTTGGCAGCCAGTTCAGCGCCGAACTGCCGCTGCCCAGCCATAGCGCAGCGGTACCTGCGCCCTCATTGCGCGGCAGCATTGTGGCAATCAGCAGTTCCAGTAGCGGCCTGGCCGAACTGCTACAAATGCTACTGCCCAGCTGGGGTCTGGACTACCAGCGCTACGACAGCCCGACGCAGCTTCACCACGCCACCCCGGACCTGCTGATCACTGATGATCTGGATTGTCTGTTCAGCCTGCGTCCGCACATCAGTGCGCCAATTTTGCTGGTGACCGCCTACGGCAACTTCCTGCCCGGCGAACAGGCTGCACACCTGGCGCCTTTGCAGCAGCAGGCTCGCCCCCTGGCGCGCAATGCCCTGTACCAAACCCTGCGACGCACCTTGCACGGTGCCGACAGCATCAACCCGTCACCGCTCGATGGCGCCCAGGCCAGCGAACGTCGCGCACGCATCCTGCTGGTCGAGGACAATCCGGTGAACCAATTGGTGGCCAAGGGCATGCTGGCCAAGCTCGGCTGCGAAGTCAGCGTCGCCGCCCATGGCGCCGAAGCCCTTGAGCAACTCGAACAGGGGGCCTTCGAGCTGGTGCTGATGGATTGCAACATGCCAGTGATGGATGGCTATGAGGCCAGCCGGCGCATTCGCCAGAGCGGTCGCTGGCCAGACCTGCCCATCGTCGCCCTGACCGCCAACGCCATGCCCGAAGAGCGCGAACGCTGCCGGGCGGCAGGCATGAGCGATTACCTGGCCAAACCGTTTCGCCGCGAGGAGCTGCTGGCGTTGATCGACCACTGGGTACCGTTGACCGCTACCTGA